One Rubripirellula reticaptiva genomic region harbors:
- a CDS encoding AsmA family protein, which produces MDSRDLGDWMLSWVRASPPEGKEDLAGNKDAAKPHSSGRLSRWLLAALIFAAAGFAIWSLAPQTIGETARRQLLCQLQAHYPNHHVAIRRGHFDPKVGLVVEDLRISEPTSMLGIGGRDLVRVERLTVVGDLHAEKLLDQQSPLVTRRVIVEGVTANVWMQDDGKPSLASLLPLPKLGPAAPRIDLRQVHVRMFGDALVDRSVDAEFTSITILNDEKLDGTINMDVEIIGTADFAGSIHAKVVKKEGSLDVRCSANNLHFNRRLYDALPLAWCNVLQHSKDLTCTSNASLSYHQTASGQINYRVEAKVLDGRIEHNVLPQPISQLRGAIVCDPQGISVSNAQAYLGDALLQIPKARLDGHRWPGAVDIELKTRGLLLDDRFASTLPVDLQQKWHKLQPVGRVDADATLEFRNGKWQTAADLTCHGVDVRYEKFPYPIEQVVGKLRLRNGIVETPGLSGRVSSNRMLCAFRLPIDPSITQEKSFIVQTDGPIPIDKTLLESLSPRASETSGLESFVRSLHPRGSMKLTMGVFATDANGHQSRSIELDVIDGHMRYDNFAYPLYNVAGKIHVQDQLVKLIGFRATNANAGVILCDGAYQMPSPKPLVAQYRISDTALSYKEDSQLQLNFTAQNVPMDESLRSSLPYSTQQVWDAISPSGVLDEVKLTLGKFGSAPVTLNMKASQWEHGQVTNRILSIRPPSLPYRLDVTGGVVQFDGSEVTIESLQASHDASKVSLNGRCVQGADGRWVLATNLHSGSRLRPDAELIAALPEQMREAMRRLQLRGPVSVRGTTELTIPDESRPEPTINWDLDLQLEGNRIADVGPVHSLRGEISVKGVRNESILRAEGEVRIDSMHVDDLQITGIRGPFSIDDDRMDLGGRAAGTTPNGTPSIRGKLFDGTIDLDGQVVLSTGDFDVGVAIKDAKLPTVLADFGHIDDGWTGTLSGQTKLQGNLGTSDLLKGNGAARVTGANLYQLPFIVKVMNLISVTPTEDVAFTDGEVEFTVFGDSLTFNQMHLWGALVSLEGGGTMNRRQELDLTFNTRVSPQNTFTKIVRPLRSQRYTLMTIDVTGPVSDVQIERRTLDGVGQTLGRLFPGMGKSEDEDDSSSASARSGGRWFQ; this is translated from the coding sequence GTGGATTCTCGTGATCTTGGCGACTGGATGTTGTCGTGGGTTCGAGCATCGCCACCGGAAGGCAAGGAAGATTTGGCCGGCAACAAGGACGCTGCGAAGCCTCATTCATCGGGACGACTGTCGCGGTGGTTGCTTGCTGCGCTGATCTTTGCTGCCGCCGGTTTTGCGATCTGGTCGCTGGCACCACAGACGATCGGTGAAACGGCGCGACGACAACTTCTGTGCCAGCTTCAAGCTCACTACCCCAATCATCACGTCGCCATTCGTCGCGGCCACTTTGATCCCAAAGTTGGTCTGGTTGTCGAAGACCTTCGGATCAGCGAACCAACGTCGATGTTGGGAATCGGCGGCCGCGATTTGGTTCGTGTCGAACGCCTGACAGTGGTGGGTGACCTGCACGCCGAAAAGCTGCTTGATCAACAGAGCCCGTTGGTGACTCGCCGCGTCATTGTCGAAGGCGTCACCGCCAACGTTTGGATGCAGGACGACGGGAAACCTTCGCTTGCATCGCTGCTGCCGCTGCCAAAGCTTGGACCGGCAGCGCCTCGCATCGATCTGAGGCAGGTTCATGTCCGCATGTTCGGCGACGCACTGGTCGACCGTTCCGTCGATGCCGAGTTCACCAGCATAACGATTTTAAATGACGAAAAGCTGGACGGCACCATCAACATGGATGTCGAGATCATTGGTACAGCCGATTTCGCAGGCAGCATTCATGCGAAAGTCGTTAAGAAAGAAGGTTCGCTGGACGTACGCTGTTCCGCAAACAATTTGCACTTCAACCGTCGGCTCTACGACGCGTTACCGCTTGCTTGGTGTAACGTGCTGCAGCATTCCAAGGACTTGACTTGTACGAGCAACGCTTCGCTGTCGTATCACCAAACCGCGTCCGGGCAAATCAACTACCGCGTCGAAGCAAAGGTTCTAGACGGGCGAATTGAACACAATGTTCTACCTCAGCCGATATCTCAGTTGCGCGGCGCCATCGTTTGTGATCCTCAGGGCATTTCGGTCAGCAACGCTCAAGCGTATCTGGGTGATGCTCTGTTGCAGATCCCCAAGGCGCGGCTTGACGGACACCGCTGGCCTGGTGCCGTTGACATTGAATTGAAGACGCGCGGGTTGTTGCTGGACGATCGGTTCGCCTCAACGCTACCCGTCGACTTGCAGCAAAAGTGGCATAAACTGCAACCGGTCGGTCGAGTTGATGCGGACGCGACTCTGGAATTTCGTAACGGAAAGTGGCAAACCGCCGCCGACTTGACGTGCCATGGTGTCGATGTTCGATACGAGAAGTTTCCCTATCCGATCGAGCAGGTGGTCGGAAAACTTCGGCTTCGAAACGGAATCGTCGAAACACCGGGGCTGAGTGGTCGTGTTTCAAGCAATCGCATGTTGTGTGCGTTTCGTTTGCCTATCGATCCGTCCATCACGCAAGAAAAATCGTTCATCGTTCAAACCGACGGGCCAATTCCGATCGACAAGACTCTGTTGGAGTCGTTGTCACCGCGAGCTAGCGAAACATCGGGGCTGGAATCATTCGTTCGGTCTCTGCATCCGCGTGGATCGATGAAGTTAACGATGGGCGTCTTCGCAACGGATGCCAACGGACATCAGTCACGGTCGATCGAACTTGATGTGATTGATGGTCACATGCGGTACGACAACTTTGCCTACCCGCTCTACAACGTTGCGGGAAAGATTCACGTTCAAGACCAGCTGGTCAAACTGATTGGCTTTCGGGCTACCAATGCAAACGCCGGAGTGATTTTGTGCGACGGCGCGTATCAGATGCCGTCGCCAAAACCGCTTGTGGCTCAATACCGAATCTCTGACACCGCGTTGAGCTATAAGGAAGATTCGCAGTTGCAGCTTAACTTTACTGCTCAGAACGTCCCCATGGACGAATCGCTTCGTTCATCGTTGCCATATTCCACTCAGCAGGTCTGGGATGCCATTTCGCCAAGCGGAGTTTTGGACGAAGTCAAGCTGACCCTTGGCAAGTTCGGCAGCGCTCCGGTCACGTTAAACATGAAGGCGAGTCAGTGGGAACACGGTCAAGTCACCAATCGTATTCTCAGCATCCGGCCACCGTCGCTGCCGTATCGCTTGGACGTCACCGGTGGCGTCGTTCAGTTTGACGGTTCGGAAGTGACTATTGAATCGTTGCAGGCCAGCCATGATGCATCCAAGGTGTCGCTGAATGGTCGCTGCGTTCAGGGGGCGGATGGGCGATGGGTTTTGGCAACCAACCTGCATAGCGGCAGCCGATTGCGACCGGATGCCGAATTGATTGCGGCGCTGCCTGAGCAGATGCGTGAAGCAATGCGACGTTTGCAGTTGCGAGGTCCCGTCAGTGTTCGCGGAACAACTGAATTGACGATCCCGGACGAGAGCCGTCCCGAGCCGACAATCAACTGGGACTTGGACTTGCAATTGGAAGGCAATCGGATCGCAGACGTCGGTCCCGTGCATTCGTTGCGTGGTGAAATTTCGGTCAAGGGCGTCCGGAACGAATCGATTTTGCGAGCCGAAGGTGAGGTTCGAATCGATTCGATGCACGTTGACGATTTGCAGATCACAGGCATCCGCGGCCCGTTCTCGATCGACGATGACCGCATGGATTTGGGCGGACGCGCGGCCGGAACTACACCGAACGGTACCCCATCAATTCGCGGCAAGCTATTCGACGGAACGATCGACTTGGACGGACAGGTTGTGTTGTCGACGGGCGATTTTGATGTTGGTGTCGCGATCAAGGATGCAAAACTTCCAACGGTACTTGCCGATTTTGGCCACATCGATGACGGGTGGACTGGCACGCTTAGCGGTCAAACAAAACTTCAAGGGAATCTTGGCACCAGCGACCTGCTCAAGGGCAACGGAGCGGCTCGAGTGACGGGCGCGAATCTGTACCAGCTGCCGTTTATTGTAAAGGTCATGAATTTGATCAGTGTCACCCCAACCGAGGATGTTGCGTTCACTGATGGCGAGGTTGAATTTACTGTTTTTGGTGATTCCCTCACCTTCAACCAAATGCATCTTTGGGGCGCGTTGGTCTCTCTGGAAGGTGGCGGAACGATGAATCGGCGGCAAGAATTGGATTTGACTTTCAATACTCGCGTCAGTCCACAAAATACGTTCACCAAAATTGTTCGTCCTCTACGCAGTCAGCGGTATACATTGATGACGATCGACGTGACCGGGCCTGTAAGTGATGTTCAAATTGAACGTCGGACGCTTGACGGCGTTGGACAGACTTTGGGGCGATTGTTCCCGGGGATGGGTAAAAGTGAAGACGAGGATGATTCGAGTTCAGCTTCGGCACGTTCGGGTGGCCGATGGTTCCAATGA
- a CDS encoding glycosyltransferase family 2 protein: MSDSSNLPTATKHAEQLVSFVIPAMNEQGSLEKLHAEICRVCNEHGVRREIVFIDDGSTDRTWQVMQSLAQRDTDTAAIRFRRNFGKAAALEAGFAQCKGEIAITMDADLQDDPDEIPRFLNKMDDGFDVVSGWKRVRHDPWHKVLPSRVFNGLVSGMTGVKLHDHNCGYKSYRREIFDEVRLYGERHRFVPVLAAARGWKVTEIEVLHHAREFGQSKYGVSRLLKGFLDLITIYLLTGFSGRPLHLIGGIGMFFFGAGGVGICYLTVRWCVSRLSDSMMDLHLHETAIFYYCILSVLLGAQFLLAGLLAELIVSRSDDRNSVYSIAERLP, translated from the coding sequence TTGAGTGATTCGAGCAATCTTCCCACGGCAACCAAGCATGCAGAACAGTTGGTGTCGTTTGTCATCCCAGCGATGAACGAACAAGGTTCTTTGGAAAAACTGCATGCTGAGATTTGCAGGGTCTGCAATGAACACGGTGTTCGCCGTGAGATCGTTTTTATCGATGATGGATCGACCGATCGGACGTGGCAAGTGATGCAGTCGCTCGCGCAGCGAGACACCGATACCGCCGCGATTCGGTTTCGACGTAACTTCGGCAAGGCCGCCGCACTCGAAGCTGGTTTCGCCCAGTGCAAGGGCGAGATCGCGATCACGATGGACGCCGACCTGCAGGATGATCCTGATGAGATTCCGCGTTTCTTAAACAAGATGGACGACGGATTTGACGTCGTCAGCGGTTGGAAACGGGTTCGGCACGATCCCTGGCACAAGGTGCTGCCGAGCCGCGTGTTCAACGGTTTGGTTAGCGGCATGACGGGTGTGAAGTTGCATGACCACAATTGTGGTTACAAATCGTATCGGCGCGAAATCTTTGATGAAGTTCGTTTGTATGGCGAACGCCATCGATTCGTGCCCGTGTTGGCGGCGGCGCGAGGATGGAAGGTCACTGAGATCGAAGTCTTGCACCACGCTCGTGAATTTGGTCAATCCAAATACGGTGTGTCGCGTTTGTTGAAGGGCTTTCTCGACTTGATCACAATTTATTTGCTAACGGGATTTTCAGGGCGGCCGCTGCACTTGATCGGCGGCATCGGTATGTTCTTTTTTGGGGCCGGTGGAGTTGGGATCTGTTATTTGACGGTCCGTTGGTGTGTCTCGCGGTTGTCGGATTCAATGATGGATTTGCACCTGCACGAGACGGCGATTTTCTATTACTGCATCCTCTCGGTGCTGCTGGGGGCACAGTTTCTGCTGGCCGGTTTGCTGGCTGAACTGATTGTCTCGCGTTCCGACGACCGCAACAGCGTCTACAGCATTGCCGAACGATTGCCATGA
- a CDS encoding DUF1559 domain-containing protein, with amino-acid sequence MKLRSKVSGGFTLVELLVVIAIIGVLVGLLLPAVQAAREAARRMSCSNNFKQIGLSLHNYHSAFKQLPQQMSGPATYEGAGGFWGNDQGKNTCMMQNSFLVGLTPFMEQQAIWEQISNPYNDGNGFTWLPFGPAADSDQGYNYDPWLTELPTLRCPSDPGVGLPASGRTNYAASHGDSWWPASYNTDTSFDYGPWEWNFVGYKKSSWTSTTARESNRGCFMPRDSSKFRDILDGLSNTIACGEIATDLGDSDRRTNALNSVQCRTDVDFAKTNYGDPLRPLFWDVSAPDLSVNSSVGWTSRYGRGYRWYNGFQACTGFSTVLPPNSPSCGFNEGDWFPDVHGGNYTASSRHQGGAHVLMADGAVKFITDSIEAGDSSAEQVNRHATAAKSQVGSASPFGLWGALGTRASKETISEEF; translated from the coding sequence ATGAAGTTACGTTCAAAAGTTTCTGGTGGTTTCACGCTAGTAGAATTACTAGTTGTGATCGCCATCATTGGCGTCTTGGTGGGGCTGCTTTTGCCAGCCGTCCAAGCGGCCCGCGAAGCGGCTCGGCGAATGAGCTGCAGCAATAACTTCAAGCAAATTGGCTTGAGTTTGCACAATTACCACTCTGCGTTCAAGCAATTGCCCCAACAGATGTCGGGCCCTGCGACGTACGAAGGGGCTGGCGGATTCTGGGGAAATGACCAAGGCAAGAATACTTGCATGATGCAAAACAGCTTTCTTGTTGGTCTGACTCCGTTCATGGAACAGCAGGCAATTTGGGAACAGATCTCGAATCCCTACAACGACGGAAACGGTTTCACGTGGCTTCCGTTCGGTCCCGCCGCAGACTCGGACCAAGGTTACAACTACGATCCATGGTTGACCGAATTGCCAACTCTCCGTTGTCCAAGCGATCCAGGTGTCGGACTTCCTGCTAGTGGTCGTACCAACTACGCCGCTAGCCATGGCGATTCGTGGTGGCCAGCGAGTTACAACACTGACACTTCGTTTGACTATGGTCCATGGGAATGGAACTTTGTCGGTTACAAGAAGAGCAGCTGGACGTCAACGACCGCCCGAGAATCGAACCGTGGTTGTTTCATGCCTCGCGATTCAAGCAAGTTCCGCGACATTCTTGACGGCCTGTCCAACACGATCGCCTGCGGCGAAATCGCGACGGACTTGGGCGACAGCGATCGTCGCACCAATGCATTGAATTCAGTCCAATGCCGCACGGATGTCGATTTCGCCAAGACCAATTACGGTGATCCACTTCGTCCATTGTTCTGGGACGTCTCGGCCCCCGATCTTTCAGTCAACTCGAGCGTTGGTTGGACCTCGCGTTACGGTCGTGGATACCGTTGGTACAACGGCTTCCAAGCGTGCACCGGATTCAGCACTGTTCTGCCTCCTAACAGCCCTTCTTGCGGTTTCAACGAAGGCGACTGGTTCCCGGATGTTCACGGTGGTAACTACACTGCCAGCAGCCGTCACCAAGGTGGTGCTCACGTTTTGATGGCCGACGGAGCGGTGAAGTTTATCACTGACTCGATCGAAGCTGGCGATTCAAGCGCCGAACAAGTCAACCGTCACGCAACGGCCGCCAAGTCGCAAGTCGGTTCGGCTAGCCCGTTCGGTCTGTGGGGTGCTCTTGGTACCCGTGCAAGCAAGGAAACGATCAGCGAAGAGTTCTAA
- a CDS encoding FG-GAP-like repeat-containing protein, with protein sequence MTCLWVPILAGCQTESKPVTKTASAKISRPGGVERQEKTTATDGADMASLDVLISKGEASFLKGDFQAAEQHYRTAALMDASRADVLFALAQTKWQLGDTDHAIKLIADIPADDAHWGFAARGQMADWLMQTSQTQKAVVVYRELIEARPDFTPLRHRLVSALNSIGFRAAAAKVLMPLVKEKQASEDELRTLLNLSRPADFAQRQPEPFDETSATVDSMRLTLTRFDRSELRDAADWQQQVIDAAPDNPEAAAWMLWLRAQLMQWDQWTLAMQTLPSGTQDYAMFWLAAGDYEISKDRHESAVRCYLESMRRDDTVVETHQRLTAALLVLGQPDVAQAFDERRFAQTDTIEAGKAIGKQQPDDRVAGEAIVRDMIRFGRMDQAAAWYRVLASRHPESRNEVIESRLRVPLDEPEYEQAKFCGLSAENFALPEWIDEDRKIAVDSFGPPTLLGPKTSDENASPRISRPIAATMVEVAAERGIHFQYRNHSTHRTKFMRIHESLVGGVAAFDFDRDGRIDLYFNQGAGIPPSKPGILPNQLYRNLGSVFELVTDLAATDDRGYSLGVTAGDLNQDGWPDLVVANLGTNRVFINQGDGTFRDEASHNQNRQITETFTTSIGIADVTGDSLPDLVSVRYVTDPKIFQEVEVGPDGVALRFPGPLQFTPAVDSVAVCKPTGERTIVDLGQTKSNGIAMVGEAAQPGLGLMISDFDGKPGAEFFVANDQRPNQLWKFVSPENDGIPVSGESPFTDIAVAMGTALNLHGRATACMGIAWADFDNVNGDDLMVTNWYNEWINAYRSGPVAGFRDDPIRFGLDVLSEKRVGFGIQPIDFDNDGWNDLIIGNGHIEDLSHTGTAFAMPTQLLANQNGHFVDAHPTESATVDATHNDYWSTLHHGRCVITCDFNQDGRMDAVISDLNGPAAVIENQTVTPNHFLQIELVGRSVERDAVATIIQVTSGPTKLRHATATGDGYEGKNETVTHFGLGSASDRVDVTVTWPNGQADEYKQLSVDHRWLITEGDPEAWQLR encoded by the coding sequence ATGACATGCCTTTGGGTGCCGATATTGGCCGGATGCCAAACGGAATCCAAGCCGGTCACCAAGACGGCGTCAGCGAAAATCAGTCGCCCCGGTGGCGTTGAGCGCCAAGAGAAAACCACCGCCACCGACGGCGCGGACATGGCGTCGCTTGATGTCTTGATCAGCAAGGGCGAGGCGTCCTTTTTGAAAGGAGACTTTCAAGCAGCCGAACAGCACTACCGCACCGCGGCGTTGATGGACGCTTCCCGCGCCGACGTCCTCTTTGCTCTGGCGCAAACAAAGTGGCAACTCGGTGATACGGATCACGCGATCAAATTGATTGCAGACATTCCTGCCGATGACGCGCACTGGGGCTTCGCCGCACGCGGCCAAATGGCAGATTGGCTGATGCAGACCAGCCAGACCCAAAAAGCGGTCGTCGTCTACCGAGAACTAATCGAAGCACGTCCTGATTTCACTCCCCTTCGTCATCGATTGGTCAGCGCGCTCAACTCGATCGGCTTTCGCGCAGCCGCGGCAAAAGTTCTGATGCCTTTGGTCAAGGAAAAGCAAGCCAGCGAAGACGAGTTGCGAACGTTGCTAAACCTTTCCCGTCCGGCCGATTTTGCACAACGTCAGCCTGAACCATTCGATGAAACGTCGGCAACCGTGGACTCGATGCGATTAACACTGACTCGTTTTGATCGAAGCGAACTGCGTGACGCCGCCGACTGGCAACAGCAAGTCATCGATGCCGCCCCCGACAACCCCGAAGCCGCTGCTTGGATGTTGTGGCTGAGGGCTCAGTTGATGCAGTGGGATCAGTGGACTTTGGCGATGCAGACCTTGCCGTCGGGGACACAAGATTACGCCATGTTTTGGTTAGCGGCTGGCGACTATGAAATCAGTAAAGATCGTCACGAAAGCGCCGTGCGATGTTACTTGGAATCGATGCGGCGTGACGACACGGTCGTCGAAACTCATCAACGTCTAACCGCCGCACTGCTGGTGCTGGGCCAACCTGACGTTGCGCAAGCTTTTGACGAGCGGCGTTTTGCACAGACGGATACGATCGAGGCTGGCAAAGCCATTGGGAAACAACAACCCGACGATCGCGTTGCTGGCGAAGCGATCGTTAGGGATATGATCCGGTTTGGGCGGATGGACCAGGCCGCCGCTTGGTACCGAGTTTTAGCCAGTCGCCATCCAGAGTCCAGGAACGAGGTGATCGAATCGCGACTGCGGGTGCCACTTGATGAACCGGAGTACGAGCAGGCAAAGTTCTGTGGACTTTCCGCCGAGAATTTCGCTCTGCCCGAATGGATTGACGAGGACCGAAAAATCGCGGTCGACTCTTTCGGGCCGCCCACGCTCCTGGGCCCGAAAACCAGCGATGAAAACGCGTCGCCACGAATCTCGCGACCGATTGCAGCGACCATGGTCGAGGTCGCTGCAGAACGAGGAATCCATTTCCAATATCGAAACCACTCGACTCATCGCACCAAGTTCATGCGAATCCATGAATCGCTGGTAGGCGGCGTGGCGGCATTTGATTTCGACCGCGACGGCCGCATTGATTTGTACTTCAACCAGGGCGCCGGAATCCCACCCAGCAAACCCGGCATTTTGCCGAATCAACTCTATCGCAATCTAGGGTCGGTTTTTGAACTGGTGACGGACCTGGCCGCGACGGACGATCGTGGATACTCATTAGGCGTGACCGCAGGCGATTTGAATCAGGACGGATGGCCCGACTTAGTCGTTGCCAACCTTGGAACCAATCGAGTGTTCATCAACCAAGGCGACGGAACATTTCGCGACGAAGCCAGCCACAACCAAAATCGACAAATCACCGAAACGTTCACGACATCGATTGGTATCGCAGATGTAACGGGCGATTCGTTACCGGATCTGGTTTCGGTGCGTTATGTGACCGATCCAAAGATTTTTCAAGAAGTCGAAGTGGGACCCGATGGTGTTGCCTTGCGTTTTCCGGGACCGTTGCAATTCACACCTGCGGTTGATTCAGTGGCAGTTTGCAAGCCGACCGGCGAACGAACGATCGTTGATCTGGGGCAGACGAAGAGCAATGGGATCGCGATGGTTGGCGAGGCTGCCCAACCGGGACTCGGCCTGATGATCAGCGACTTTGATGGTAAACCGGGCGCAGAGTTCTTTGTCGCCAACGACCAGCGTCCGAACCAACTGTGGAAGTTCGTATCACCAGAAAATGACGGCATACCCGTAAGCGGCGAGTCACCGTTTACCGACATCGCAGTCGCGATGGGCACGGCGTTGAACCTGCATGGTCGTGCGACTGCCTGCATGGGCATCGCCTGGGCGGACTTTGACAACGTCAATGGCGACGATTTGATGGTCACCAATTGGTACAACGAATGGATCAATGCGTATCGGTCGGGACCGGTCGCAGGATTCCGTGACGACCCGATCCGGTTTGGCCTCGATGTGCTGAGCGAAAAAAGAGTTGGATTTGGGATCCAGCCGATCGATTTTGACAACGACGGCTGGAACGATTTGATTATCGGCAACGGCCATATCGAAGACCTCAGCCACACCGGCACTGCGTTCGCGATGCCGACTCAATTGTTGGCTAATCAAAACGGACATTTCGTGGATGCCCACCCCACAGAATCGGCGACGGTTGATGCCACACACAATGACTATTGGTCGACTCTGCATCATGGCCGATGTGTGATCACGTGTGACTTTAACCAGGACGGTCGAATGGATGCCGTGATCAGCGACTTGAATGGACCAGCCGCGGTGATCGAGAACCAAACGGTGACGCCCAATCACTTTTTGCAAATCGAATTGGTGGGACGATCGGTCGAACGCGATGCGGTGGCAACGATCATCCAGGTCACTAGCGGGCCAACGAAACTGCGCCATGCCACGGCAACAGGTGATGGTTACGAAGGAAAAAACGAAACCGTGACTCATTTCGGATTGGGTTCCGCCAGCGATCGAGTCGATGTCACCGTGACCTGGCCCAACGGGCAAGCGGACGAGTACAAGCAACTGAGCGTCGACCACCGCTGGCTGATCACGGAAGGCGATCCCGAAGCGTGGCAACTGCGATAA
- a CDS encoding cell division protein FtsQ/DivIB, protein MRSSEPDQTRPLHDALRRLIKAPAALSVLWPALMIVGGYVSWHQWGAEHVVGPYQGVAVEQIHISPPPPFVRSDIVKSVYRDTAMEGLSLMDRQATAKIASAFSMHPWVRSVTSVRKLSGGIVDVRLDYRRPVAMVQVYRSVDGVRDRFFFPVDGQSVLLPTSEFTRSETAQFIHIDVPGADSANAEGMPFGDTRVAAAAILAEALAPIREQTGVVGISVTGDPRRVQVPQLELTMQNNARHYWGSPPGMELPGEASAEMKLRALMATDRTKSSDLTVARAPAR, encoded by the coding sequence ATGCGATCGTCCGAACCTGACCAGACTCGACCGCTGCATGATGCACTGCGTCGGTTGATCAAGGCGCCTGCGGCGCTGTCGGTTCTTTGGCCGGCGTTGATGATCGTCGGTGGGTACGTTTCATGGCACCAGTGGGGTGCCGAGCATGTCGTGGGACCCTACCAGGGCGTTGCGGTGGAACAGATCCATATCAGCCCGCCGCCGCCTTTCGTGCGCAGCGACATCGTCAAAAGTGTCTATCGCGATACCGCGATGGAAGGCTTGTCGTTGATGGATCGGCAAGCGACTGCAAAAATTGCCTCGGCCTTTTCGATGCATCCGTGGGTCCGCAGCGTCACCAGTGTACGCAAACTGTCCGGCGGAATTGTTGATGTGCGTTTGGACTATCGCCGTCCTGTTGCCATGGTCCAGGTTTACCGAAGCGTCGATGGGGTTCGCGATCGATTCTTCTTTCCCGTCGATGGTCAAAGCGTGCTGTTGCCGACCAGCGAGTTCACTCGATCGGAAACCGCCCAGTTCATCCACATCGACGTCCCCGGCGCCGACTCGGCCAACGCCGAAGGAATGCCTTTCGGGGATACGCGAGTCGCGGCGGCAGCGATCCTTGCCGAAGCGCTTGCGCCGATCCGCGAACAAACTGGTGTCGTCGGCATCTCGGTCACCGGTGACCCTCGCCGCGTCCAAGTGCCTCAGTTGGAATTGACCATGCAAAACAATGCACGTCATTATTGGGGTAGTCCGCCCGGAATGGAATTGCCTGGCGAAGCATCAGCGGAAATGAAGCTTCGAGCACTGATGGCAACCGATCGCACCAAGTCGAGTGATTTGACCGTTGCGCGAGCACCGGCACGGTAG
- a CDS encoding UDP-N-acetylmuramate dehydrogenase: protein MTFPDDLNHLIRTDEPLGPLVWLGIGGPAHYFAEPVEESDIERLVVAASKASLPVRVLGDGSNVLVREAGVDGLVISLAAAETSGMSIEGNLMTVGAGAKLSHAVIKAVGAGLAGLEHLVGIPGSVGGAVVGNVSSGGRDIGSTVHSIEVLEKGGTRRVLSQDEIGFSHRKTSLGGLIVMNVVFELESRDAAALTKRMQKLWIGYNASRPTEERRIAMPFVDPDGMPTSDLIQQVGLAGLREGDVSLDTGKPHFVVAHPGATSDQCLRLIERVREQVLLQTGVDLQLNLQIW from the coding sequence ATGACCTTTCCGGACGATTTGAATCACTTGATTCGCACCGATGAACCGTTGGGCCCGCTGGTTTGGTTGGGGATCGGTGGACCGGCTCATTATTTTGCCGAGCCGGTTGAAGAATCGGATATCGAGCGACTGGTCGTGGCTGCCTCGAAAGCCAGCCTGCCGGTTCGAGTTTTGGGCGATGGCAGCAACGTTTTGGTCCGCGAAGCGGGCGTCGATGGGTTGGTAATCTCGCTAGCAGCGGCTGAAACCAGCGGCATGTCGATCGAAGGAAATTTGATGACCGTGGGAGCCGGCGCCAAGCTGTCGCACGCCGTGATCAAGGCGGTCGGCGCGGGGTTGGCAGGACTAGAACACTTGGTCGGAATCCCCGGCAGCGTCGGTGGTGCCGTTGTTGGCAACGTATCGAGCGGCGGCCGAGACATCGGGTCAACGGTTCATTCGATCGAAGTTTTGGAAAAAGGCGGCACTCGGCGGGTGCTTTCTCAGGATGAAATCGGTTTCTCGCACCGCAAGACATCGCTGGGTGGTTTGATCGTGATGAATGTTGTTTTCGAGCTCGAGTCGCGTGATGCTGCCGCGTTGACCAAACGGATGCAGAAACTGTGGATCGGCTACAATGCGTCGCGACCGACCGAAGAACGCCGCATCGCGATGCCGTTTGTCGATCCCGACGGAATGCCGACTAGCGATTTGATCCAACAAGTTGGGCTGGCGGGGCTGCGTGAGGGCGACGTTTCGCTGGATACTGGCAAACCGCACTTTGTCGTCGCGCATCCTGGTGCGACCAGCGATCAATGCTTGCGTTTGATTGAGCGGGTACGTGAACAAGTGTTGCTGCAAACCGGGGTCGACTTGCAGTTGAACCTGCAAATCTGGTAA
- the fae gene encoding formaldehyde-activating enzyme encodes MHLNVGEALVGDGNEVAHIDLMIGSKSGPVGVAFANALATQSEGHTNLMAVLAPNVAVKPSTVMVTKVTMKGMKQVVQMFGPAQAAVAKAVADSVAEGIIPKDQAEDLVCVCGVFIHPAAEDDEKIYQYNYEAVKQSLANAMGCKPSADEMIAQKDTAAHPFKGF; translated from the coding sequence ATGCATTTGAATGTTGGTGAAGCGCTGGTCGGCGATGGTAACGAAGTCGCACACATTGACCTGATGATCGGCAGCAAGAGCGGCCCCGTCGGAGTCGCATTTGCAAACGCACTTGCAACTCAAAGCGAAGGCCACACGAACCTGATGGCCGTTTTGGCCCCCAACGTTGCCGTCAAGCCATCAACTGTCATGGTGACCAAGGTCACGATGAAGGGCATGAAGCAAGTTGTACAAATGTTCGGTCCTGCACAAGCAGCCGTCGCGAAAGCCGTTGCCGACTCGGTCGCCGAAGGAATCATTCCTAAGGATCAAGCCGAAGACTTGGTTTGCGTCTGCGGTGTGTTCATTCACCCTGCTGCCGAAGACGACGAAAAGATCTATCAGTACAACTACGAAGCCGTCAAGCAATCGCTAGCAAACGCGATGGGCTGCAAGCCAAGTGCTGACGAAATGATCGCCCAAAAGGACACAGCGGCCCACCCTTTCAAGGGTTTCTAG